One Ananas comosus cultivar F153 linkage group 1, ASM154086v1, whole genome shotgun sequence DNA window includes the following coding sequences:
- the LOC109707007 gene encoding E3 ubiquitin-protein ligase SINAT2-like, translating to MEELPSVSEDSNCKPTSSNEQPGSQSKIGKKPIVLKSGDIDGLLECLVCSNSMFPPIQQCPSGHTLCNSCRNKVNNKCPICRKEIGNIRCLALEKFAVVLHLPCTYHHYGCSEMFPYYNKLQHEAQCIFKPYLCPHPGSNCPFSGDIPALLSHLQETHKVDLQAGCTFNHRYVKQDPCSVDNLAWTLTLFNCFGYYFCLHFEAFLLGREPMYMAFVRFIGEESEARKFSYCLEVGGNGRKLTWQGVPRSIRTHHRAVRDSHDGLVLQRSLALYFSGGDRKELKLRVSGRIWREIGAIKRIN from the exons ATGGAAGAATTACCTTCGGTATCTGAGGATTCTAACTGCAAACCTACCAGTTCAAATGAACAGCCCGGCTCCCAATCTAAAATTGGCAAAAAGCCTATTGTGCTTAAAAGCGGTGACATCGATGGACTACTGGAGTGTCTGGTGTGCAGTAACTCTATGTTTCCACCTATACAGCAG TGTCCGAGTGGGCATACTCTCTGTAATTCCTGCAGAAACAAAGTTAACAATAAATGCCCAATATGCAGAAAGGAAATAGGCAACATAAGATGCTTGGCACTGGAGAAGTTTGCCGTTGTTCTTCATTTGCCCTGTACTTACCATCATTATGGCTGCAGTGAAATGTTCCCTTACTACAACAAGCTGCAGCATGAAGCACAGTGCATCTTCAAGCCATATTTATGTCCACATCCAGGATCAAACTGTCCCTTCAGTGGGGACATCCCTgctcttctctctcatcttcaGGAGACCCACAAGGTTGACCTTCAGGCAGGATGTACCTTCAACCATCGTTATGTTAAACAGGACCCTTGTTCAGTTGATAACCTGGCATGGACTTTAACT CTATTTAACTGCTTTGGCTATTACTTCTGTCTACATTTCGAGGCATTCCTGCTTGGGCGTGAACCAATGTATATGGCTTTTGTTCGCTTTATTGGTGAGGAATCAGAAGCGAGGAAGTTCAGTTATTGCTTAGAGGTTGGTGGGAACGGGAGGAAGCTAACATGGCAGGGTGTTCCCCGCAGCATCCGTACCCACCACAGAGCAGTTCGGGATAGCCACGATGGGCTTGTACTGCAGAGGAGCCTGGCCCTCTACTTTTCCGGTGGTGACAGAAAGGAGCTGAAGCTCAGGGTCTCAGGCAGAATCTGGAGAGAGATCGGAGCGATAAAAAGAATCAATTAG